The genomic DNA AACGAGAAGAACCAGATGAAGCCGGCGCTACGTTCCGAGAACGGCACGGTCACGCGATGAAGGGTGTTCTTGACGCGCGCGCGCGCGATCACCCCGGCGTTGAACGGGGCCGGATCACCGGCCTCGGCCTTGGTGACCCTGACCTCAAGTTCCAGGAACGCGTTTTGCGTCCAGTATTCCTGCAACTGGTCAGTGATGGCGTTGGAGGCGGCCTCGCACTTGGCGTTCAACGACTCGTAGGTCGTCGATGCCTTGATCTCCTCCACCGACGTGCCCGCAAATTCGAGGAAGTCGAGGAAGACCTTTTCGCCCACCTCCAACTTCGTGTGCCCATGCGGATGGCCGGGCTGATGATAAGGGTCGTCACCGTTGCGAACGATGTCATCGACCCTGATCTGACCGACCATCCGGTCATAGTACGAGAAGTACATGTACTGCGGCGTCTTCGACCTCACGAAGCCAGCGACCAGGCCGCGGGCGTTCTTGCTGGGCATCGCGCCGATCTTGGCCAACAGCGAGGCTTGAGCCGTCGTGCGCTCGGATAGACCCTCAAGCGCTGTGCGGAGCGTGTCTGTGGTCTTGGCGCCCGCCAGCGGGGCCCGTTCTTCCGGCGTCAGGCCGTGGCTCGTCAGCAGATGCTCGATGACCGCAGGGTAATCGATGTCCGCCTCGACCTCGAACGTCGTGTCCTCGTAACGACGCTTCAGTGTGACCTGTGGCGAGTTCAGGCAGTTCGCCCCCAGTTCGGCACGGAGTGCCGCAAGCATCGACGGCGACAGCGTCCACTCCGACGAGATGACGACCGCTTCCCCCCCATCCTTGGGATGCCGGGTATCGTATTCGTTGAGGTACCGTCTCGGGTAATCACGCTCCTTGTCGAACACGAAGGGCGTCGCGGGGTGAGGGTTTAGACCCGCCAGGGCGTGGAGGAGGGCGGTCTTGCCTGCCTCGTTCTTCCCGACGAGGCAGACCATGTCCCCGAGGGTGACATCACCTGAATCCTCGACGCTGCGGAAGTTGGTAACCCGGAAACTGTCGAGCTTCATGCGATATCCCTTGATCCTTGAGAGGCTCGCGTGATCGGTCTGGCTGTTGCGAGCAGGCGGCGCGATATCAGGGCCGCGCGGATGACACTCCACCGAAGGGAGGCGTGGGGGGTGCGTAGGCTTCCTTGAAGTCCTTGTGCCCGGCGAGTGCCGCTGGCCGGTAGGGCCCCTGTCCCGCACACTGGGTGACCTCAGGCAAGGCGAACCGCTCGCGGACGCTAGGATGGACCAGCGCCTCCTTCGGGATGTCCCGGACCTTCACGGGCCATCCGAGCCAGCCGAGGTGACGGCTGAGACAGGCCGGGAAGATGCGGGCGATGGTGTCGTGCATGCCGGCGACCTCGCAGTGCTGCATCCCGTCCGAGGCAGGGTGCAGATGCAGCCGGCCTGTGCCGGGCTTCCCCGGCTCCATCCCATCGACGACCAGCGGGCCGGGGATCCTGGTGGCCTCGCCGACCATCCACCCCAGCGCGATGTCGGACAGTCGGCTTTCGGCTTCGGGGTAGCTCCCGCCGACGTCGGAATGGTTTCCAGCGAACCACATCTGGATGAGCGGGTCCGGTTCCCCGACGACTTTCTTACGGATCCCGTCACGGCTGCCCCACTCGACGCGGGGGAAGTCGGTGCGGGTCTCGTCGATGGAAAGCGCGTGCCGGGCGAAGCCAACGTGTCCGCTGAGGAGGCGGTCATAATTCCCGGACCGCCACTGCGCGATGTGTCGGCGCGTCTTCCCATTCACCGGCGAGTTCTTGATGGTCTTGATTGCCGTCGGGAGCCATTGCGAGAGGACGAACATCCCGATCAGCGCCAGGGCGGCGAAGAACGGCCACCAGTAGCCGGTCCCAAAGGCTAGGTCCGCCAACACGGCGGGCACCGCCGCCGCCATCGCGGCCAGCATGGTCAGGCCGGCCGCGATGCCCCACCTTTTGGGCCCGGTCGCGCCGAGGGAGGCGACGGTGTCGAACACGCCGATAAAGTGGGGTGCCACGTTCGAGGACACGTCGTCTCCCGATCCGTAGGTGCGCCGGAACCGCCTCGCGAGCTCGAACCGGTCCTTCTCGTAATCGCCGCCGCGGGGGGATCCGGCCCCGTATTCATAGACCTTCATCACCGCCTCGTCGGCGATGTCCCGGGTCGCCTTGCGGAAGCGCGGCAGGTAGCTCCCAGGGGCGGTCGTCGGCACCCCGCACAGGAACAGCACGTTGGCGACGCAGCGGGCCGTGTAGGCCCCTCGGCTGAAGCCGACAAGAAAGATCCGGTCGCCCGGCTCGTAATAATTGAGGATGAACTCGTAGCAGTCGGCGATGTCTCGGGTGATACCCAGGCCTGTCACGGAGGACAGGAGCTTCTGGATCCGGCGATATGCCCCGGTGAAGCCCGTCGCGCCCGCGTCGGTGCCCAGTCCGGCGTCGTAGAACGCTACCTGGTCGCGCGGGTCGACGCCGCTGTCCGGGCCGACCCGGCAGGCGCGGTAGAGCTTGTACACGTTGCTCAGGCGCTGCTCCTCGCGGAGACCGCCTTCCTGTCCCGTGCCGTCCGAGAAGACGACGATGTTCTTGGCCATGATGCACCCTGCGTCCGACCGCCAGGTAGGCGGGCCCTCCCGAAGGTGGGCCCGCCGGGGGCGCCTCAGCGCTCCTTGCGCACGCCCTTGAAGGGGGTGCCGTCCTTCTTGCCGTCCATGAAGCGGCCGGTGTCCGCGTCCCGCTTGGTCCAGGTCTCCGTCCTGGGGTTGAAGACCTGCGACCGGTCGCGGACCATGCCGTTGCGGTGGCCGTCACCGGATGGAGGGTTCGTAGCCATGATTTCACCTGTAGTCGGGGGCTCGCGCGGACGCGGCGCGGCCCGGGATGCCTCAGCGCTTTCCCGCGGTCCGGGGCCGTTGGCGCCGGGACGGCCGGGAAGCCCTGACGCTCAAGCCCCCGGTCCGAGGTCATGGGCTAGCATCCGGAGTCCGACTGCGAAGCAACCTCGTGATTTGCTCAGATAGCTTGCAATTTACAATTTTGCAAGATATCGCCGCGATGGAGGAACTTGATGACATCCGCACCGGCAGGCACACGGCTCAAGGCACTTCGCGAGCAGCGGAACATGTCTCAGGAGGAGTTGTCTCGCGTACTCGGCTTCGACCACCGCCAGACCCTCCAGCAGATCGAGTCGGGCCAGCGCAGGCTCACGGCCGGCGAGCTCGTCGCCGCCGTGGAGGCGTTCGGCTTGCCGCTCGACTACTTCACCAATCCGTACCTGATCGTGGGCGAGGCCCGTTTCTCGTGGCGAAGGGATGCGGACACGTCCGTCGCGAATCTCGACGCATTCGAACGAAAGGCTGGTGAATGGATCGGCGCTTACCGTGAGCTCCGTACCGCCATGGGCAGGCCCGTGTCGCCCATCGTCCACCGGCTGAACCTGACGCGCGCGAGCAGCTACGAGGACGCGACCGATGCCGGCGAGGCGGTAGCCCAATTCCTCGACCTGGGCCCCATCCCCTCGCGAACCCTGGCCCGGGCCATGTACGAGAGGATGTCGATCCTGGTGCTCATGGTCGACGCGACGGTCGGCATCTCGGGCGCTGCCTGCCTCGTCCGTAACCTTGGCGCCGTCCTCGTGAACCGCGGGGAGGCGCCGGGCCGCCGCAGCTACGACCTCGCACACGAGCT from Methylobacterium oryzae includes the following:
- a CDS encoding AAA family ATPase, with amino-acid sequence MKLDSFRVTNFRSVEDSGDVTLGDMVCLVGKNEAGKTALLHALAGLNPHPATPFVFDKERDYPRRYLNEYDTRHPKDGGEAVVISSEWTLSPSMLAALRAELGANCLNSPQVTLKRRYEDTTFEVEADIDYPAVIEHLLTSHGLTPEERAPLAGAKTTDTLRTALEGLSERTTAQASLLAKIGAMPSKNARGLVAGFVRSKTPQYMYFSYYDRMVGQIRVDDIVRNGDDPYHQPGHPHGHTKLEVGEKVFLDFLEFAGTSVEEIKASTTYESLNAKCEAASNAITDQLQEYWTQNAFLELEVRVTKAEAGDPAPFNAGVIARARVKNTLHRVTVPFSERSAGFIWFFSFLVKFAQVSKRGGNLVLLLDEPGLTLHGKAQADLLRYFDDKLVPHHQVVFSTHSPFMVPPDDLTLSRIVEDQVEMKRPGVWTTKGTKVRDDVLATDPDTLFPLQAALGYDVTQTLFIGKHTLLVEGPGDILFLKALSAQLRRRRRTELDPRWTICPAGGLDKIQSFVSLFKGANLHLAVMSDRAQGDKRKLEQLRAAGAIPESRIMNYPDVLGLPEGDVEDIFDPETYVGIVNGAFELKGRSVLTLAKLDREAPGPNRLVKRMETLFRVLPPSTPEFDHFSPADWLIRNPGFLDGDGPGVAATLNNAEKVIKAINGALAS
- a CDS encoding DUF2235 domain-containing protein, whose product is MAKNIVVFSDGTGQEGGLREEQRLSNVYKLYRACRVGPDSGVDPRDQVAFYDAGLGTDAGATGFTGAYRRIQKLLSSVTGLGITRDIADCYEFILNYYEPGDRIFLVGFSRGAYTARCVANVLFLCGVPTTAPGSYLPRFRKATRDIADEAVMKVYEYGAGSPRGGDYEKDRFELARRFRRTYGSGDDVSSNVAPHFIGVFDTVASLGATGPKRWGIAAGLTMLAAMAAAVPAVLADLAFGTGYWWPFFAALALIGMFVLSQWLPTAIKTIKNSPVNGKTRRHIAQWRSGNYDRLLSGHVGFARHALSIDETRTDFPRVEWGSRDGIRKKVVGEPDPLIQMWFAGNHSDVGGSYPEAESRLSDIALGWMVGEATRIPGPLVVDGMEPGKPGTGRLHLHPASDGMQHCEVAGMHDTIARIFPACLSRHLGWLGWPVKVRDIPKEALVHPSVRERFALPEVTQCAGQGPYRPAALAGHKDFKEAYAPPTPPFGGVSSARP
- a CDS encoding XRE family transcriptional regulator, with the protein product MTSAPAGTRLKALREQRNMSQEELSRVLGFDHRQTLQQIESGQRRLTAGELVAAVEAFGLPLDYFTNPYLIVGEARFSWRRDADTSVANLDAFERKAGEWIGAYRELRTAMGRPVSPIVHRLNLTRASSYEDATDAGEAVAQFLDLGPIPSRTLARAMYERMSILVLMVDATVGISGAACLVRNLGAVLVNRGEAPGRRSYDLAHELFHILTWDAMPPERLDDGEGTGKLQKRVETMAEKFASAVLMPAQILNGIPMDAADPAWLNATATELGVSSKALKWRLVDLGRLDRSVARAFDDDLLVNNGGLLARGMDAPLPFGRPFIEVMADGIGQGRVSVGRVAAMLEVTVEGLGELFDAHGVARTFDI